In Streptomyces sp. NBC_01717, one DNA window encodes the following:
- a CDS encoding DHA2 family efflux MFS transporter permease subunit yields MKSPSTGSRATAWIVSAGVFVVNLDLFIVNVAVPALGDSFDGSSLASLSWVLNAYAIAFAALLVVAGRLADRYGHRRGFLLGLAAFTVASVLCAVAPGVGWLVAARALQAAGAAALMPTSLALLLVNTAPERRPQAIRSWAAIGGIAAGLGPVIGGLLVEADWRWVFLVNVPVGAVGLVAGARLLPDARPDRDGRLPDLVGAALLTLAIGALALGLVKADAWGWSSPELIGSLVAAVVLAGAFWLRSARHSAPIVELPVLRTPAFAAATLAALLFSVAFAAMLLTSVLWCQQVWGYSAIRTGLAIAPGPLVVPVLTVTSGPVVRRFGAGRTAAFGCLLFAVGLGWWAVALDTAPHYAAGLLPGMLITGIGVGFALPTLVGAAAAALPPTRFATGSAVTTMARQTGSVLGVAVMVTLLATPDGPAEVLDAFRHGWWAAAATAVLAAAAALALPRPGAAGRA; encoded by the coding sequence GTGAAGAGTCCATCCACTGGATCCCGTGCGACGGCCTGGATCGTTTCGGCCGGGGTCTTCGTCGTGAACCTCGACCTGTTCATCGTCAACGTGGCCGTACCCGCCCTCGGCGACTCCTTCGACGGCAGCTCGCTCGCCTCGCTGTCCTGGGTGCTCAACGCGTACGCGATCGCCTTCGCCGCGCTGCTCGTCGTCGCAGGCCGGCTCGCGGACCGGTACGGGCACCGGCGCGGCTTCCTCCTCGGCCTGGCGGCCTTCACCGTGGCCTCCGTGCTGTGCGCCGTCGCCCCCGGGGTCGGCTGGCTGGTCGCCGCCCGTGCCCTGCAGGCGGCCGGAGCCGCCGCCCTGATGCCCACCTCGCTGGCTCTGCTGCTGGTCAACACCGCGCCGGAGCGCCGGCCACAGGCCATCCGCAGCTGGGCGGCGATCGGAGGCATCGCGGCCGGTCTGGGTCCCGTGATCGGCGGGCTGCTCGTGGAGGCCGACTGGCGCTGGGTGTTCCTCGTCAACGTGCCGGTCGGTGCGGTCGGCCTGGTGGCCGGGGCCCGGCTGCTGCCCGATGCCCGCCCGGACCGCGATGGGCGGCTGCCGGACCTGGTCGGTGCCGCGCTGCTCACGCTCGCCATCGGCGCACTCGCGCTCGGCCTGGTCAAGGCGGACGCATGGGGCTGGAGTTCGCCGGAGCTGATCGGCTCGCTCGTCGCGGCGGTCGTCCTCGCCGGGGCGTTCTGGCTGCGCTCGGCCCGGCACAGCGCCCCGATCGTCGAACTGCCCGTGCTGCGCACCCCGGCCTTCGCGGCGGCGACCCTTGCCGCGCTGCTCTTCTCCGTCGCGTTCGCGGCGATGCTGCTGACGTCGGTGCTCTGGTGCCAGCAGGTGTGGGGATACTCGGCGATCCGTACCGGACTGGCCATCGCTCCCGGGCCCCTGGTCGTACCGGTGCTCACCGTCACGTCGGGCCCCGTGGTCCGCCGCTTCGGCGCGGGCCGCACGGCGGCGTTCGGCTGTCTGCTGTTCGCCGTGGGCCTCGGCTGGTGGGCCGTCGCGCTCGATACGGCCCCGCACTACGCGGCCGGACTCCTGCCCGGCATGCTGATCACCGGTATCGGCGTCGGCTTCGCTCTGCCCACCCTGGTCGGTGCGGCCGCGGCGGCCCTGCCGCCCACCCGGTTCGCGACCGGATCGGCCGTCACCACGATGGCCCGCCAGACCGGTTCGGTCCTCGGCGTCGCCGTGATGGTCACGCTGCTCGCCACCCCGGACGGCCCGGCCGAGGTGCTCGACGCGTTCCGGCACGGCTGGTGGGCGGCGGCCGCCACCGCCGTACTGGCCGCGGCGGCGGCCCTCGCACTGCCCCGGCCGGGCGCCGCGGGCCGCGCCTGA
- a CDS encoding winged helix-turn-helix transcriptional regulator, which yields MNDSGSRIDIGALPGRPCSAAATLQVVGEKWALLAVREIFFGNHRFEAIARNTGAPRDRLAARLRSLEHAGVVERRLYNERPPRHEYHLTEAGRDLAPVIRALLNWGDRWVHEEPPIVMVHGPVAATDAESEDDGAHGHDLDAAWICRTCGEEVAMGALTVDVRSPGWDRAGPTPTPAAP from the coding sequence ATGAATGATTCCGGCAGCCGTATCGACATCGGCGCACTGCCCGGCCGCCCGTGTTCCGCCGCCGCCACACTGCAGGTGGTGGGCGAGAAGTGGGCGCTGCTCGCGGTGCGCGAGATCTTCTTCGGCAATCACCGGTTCGAGGCGATCGCCCGGAACACCGGTGCACCCCGGGACCGGCTCGCGGCCCGGCTGCGGTCACTGGAGCACGCCGGGGTGGTCGAGCGGCGCCTGTACAACGAACGGCCGCCGCGGCACGAGTACCACCTGACCGAGGCGGGCCGGGACCTCGCCCCGGTGATCCGGGCCCTGCTGAACTGGGGCGACCGCTGGGTGCACGAGGAGCCGCCGATCGTCATGGTCCATGGACCGGTGGCCGCCACGGACGCGGAGAGCGAGGACGACGGCGCACACGGGCACGACCTGGACGCCGCGTGGATCTGCCGCACCTGCGGCGAGGAGGTCGCGATGGGCGCCCTCACCGTCGACGTCCGCTCCCCCGGCTGGGACCGGGCCGGCCCCACACCCACACCGGCGGCACCCTGA
- a CDS encoding S9 family peptidase has protein sequence MTEITGSTTDSVPAPTTESVPEWEQRFRAPRVSLPDWAEDAPDRALFVSNATGTYELYAWDRSTGEQRQVTDRPNGTTDGILTPDGETIWWFDDTDGDEFGVWMRRPFHGGGSGGAADEPAAPGLEPSYPAGLAIGRDGTAVVGRSTDEDGTTIHVVRPGAPPVEIYRHRESAGVGDLSHDGTLIALEHTEHGDAMHSALRVVRPDGTTVAELDDTKGGTQELGLSVLGFAPVAGDTRLLVGHQRRGRWEPMIWDPVAGTETDLAIDLPGDVGAEWYPDGSALLIVHGFEARSDLWRYEPGADSAPVRVETPAGSVSGATARPDGTVEYLWSSAAQPPSVRSTTGAVVLDPPGAKAPVSVPVEDVWVDGPGGRIHALVQRPAAPAEGPFPTVFEIHGGPTWHDSDAFASGPAAWVDHGYAVVRVNYRGSTGYGRAWTDALKHRVGLIELEDIAAVREWAVKSGLADPAKLVLAGGSWGGYLTLLGLGTQPDDWALGLAAVPVADYVTAYHDEMEALKAMDRTLLGGTPEEVPERFEASSPLTYVDAVRAPVYISAGVNDPRCPIRQVENYVDRLKARQAAHEVYRYDAGHGSLVVEERIKQVRLELDFARRHLG, from the coding sequence ATGACTGAGATCACTGGCTCGACGACCGATTCCGTTCCGGCGCCGACGACCGAATCCGTTCCGGAGTGGGAGCAGCGCTTCCGGGCGCCCCGGGTGTCGTTGCCCGACTGGGCGGAGGACGCGCCGGACCGTGCGCTGTTCGTCTCCAACGCGACGGGGACGTACGAGCTGTACGCGTGGGACCGGTCGACCGGGGAGCAACGGCAGGTCACCGACCGGCCGAACGGGACGACGGACGGGATACTGACGCCGGACGGCGAGACGATCTGGTGGTTCGACGACACCGACGGCGACGAGTTCGGTGTGTGGATGCGCCGGCCGTTCCACGGCGGTGGGAGCGGAGGGGCGGCGGACGAGCCCGCGGCTCCCGGGCTCGAGCCCTCGTACCCGGCGGGGCTCGCGATCGGGCGGGACGGGACGGCGGTGGTCGGCCGGTCGACCGATGAGGACGGGACGACGATCCATGTCGTACGCCCCGGGGCTCCGCCCGTCGAGATCTACCGGCACCGCGAGTCGGCGGGCGTCGGGGACCTGTCGCACGACGGGACGCTGATCGCCCTGGAGCACACCGAGCACGGCGACGCGATGCATTCGGCGCTGCGCGTGGTGCGGCCGGACGGGACGACGGTCGCCGAGCTCGACGACACCAAGGGCGGTACGCAGGAGCTGGGCCTGTCGGTGCTGGGCTTCGCGCCGGTGGCCGGGGACACCCGGCTGCTGGTCGGGCATCAACGGCGCGGCCGCTGGGAGCCGATGATCTGGGACCCGGTGGCGGGGACGGAGACGGATCTTGCGATCGATCTGCCCGGTGATGTGGGCGCCGAGTGGTATCCGGACGGCTCCGCGCTGCTGATCGTGCACGGCTTCGAGGCCCGCAGCGACCTGTGGCGGTACGAGCCGGGGGCCGACAGCGCCCCGGTGCGGGTGGAGACACCTGCCGGATCGGTGTCGGGGGCCACGGCCCGGCCGGACGGCACCGTGGAGTACCTGTGGTCGTCCGCTGCCCAGCCCCCCTCCGTGCGGTCCACGACGGGCGCGGTGGTGCTCGATCCGCCGGGCGCGAAGGCTCCGGTGTCCGTGCCGGTGGAGGACGTGTGGGTGGACGGGCCCGGTGGCCGGATCCATGCGCTCGTGCAGCGGCCCGCCGCCCCGGCCGAGGGTCCGTTTCCGACCGTTTTCGAGATCCATGGTGGCCCGACCTGGCACGACAGCGACGCCTTCGCGTCCGGGCCCGCCGCCTGGGTGGACCATGGCTACGCGGTCGTCCGCGTCAACTACCGCGGCTCGACGGGGTACGGGCGGGCCTGGACGGACGCGCTCAAGCACCGGGTCGGCCTGATCGAGCTCGAGGACATCGCGGCGGTCCGGGAGTGGGCGGTGAAGTCCGGGCTGGCGGACCCCGCGAAGCTGGTCCTGGCCGGGGGCTCGTGGGGCGGCTATCTGACGCTGCTCGGCCTCGGTACGCAGCCGGATGACTGGGCGCTGGGCCTGGCCGCGGTCCCGGTCGCGGACTACGTCACGGCGTACCACGACGAGATGGAGGCCCTGAAGGCGATGGACCGCACGCTGCTGGGCGGTACGCCGGAGGAGGTGCCGGAGCGGTTCGAGGCCTCGTCCCCGCTGACGTACGTCGACGCCGTGCGGGCCCCGGTCTACATCTCGGCGGGGGTCAACGACCCGCGCTGCCCGATCCGCCAGGTCGAGAACTACGTGGACCGGCTGAAGGCCCGGCAGGCGGCGCACGAGGTCTACCGGTACGACGCGGGGCACGGCTCGCTCGTCGTCGAGGAGCGCATCAAGCAGGTACGGCTGGAGCTGGACTTCGCCCGCCGCCACCTCGGGTAG
- a CDS encoding SURF1 family protein, whose amino-acid sequence MYRFLLTPRWWGINLFAVLAIPLCVFMGTWQLGRFEDRVQSHEQAAKQPAPGARAAKPLDDLLPVDTVTSGRPATATGRYADQFLVPGRELDDKSGFYVLNMLRTDGGKALPVVRGWLPGRPGHTPVPAAPTGEVTVTGDLQASENTGTDGVDTAGGLPDGQLGMISAASLVNLVPYDVYDAWVTLQDTDSNAAAEDSTLRPVPAVAPQGSGLDLKAFQNLGYTGEWFVFAAFVLFMWFRLVRREAEAARDVKLGLVPDTDTDAGTRTA is encoded by the coding sequence GTGTACCGGTTCCTGCTGACCCCGCGATGGTGGGGGATCAACCTCTTCGCCGTACTGGCCATCCCGCTCTGCGTCTTCATGGGCACCTGGCAGCTCGGCCGCTTCGAGGACCGCGTGCAGTCGCACGAGCAGGCCGCGAAGCAGCCGGCCCCGGGGGCGCGAGCGGCAAAACCTCTCGATGATCTGCTGCCGGTCGACACGGTGACGTCCGGCCGGCCGGCCACCGCCACCGGCCGGTACGCCGACCAGTTCCTGGTGCCCGGCCGGGAGTTGGACGACAAGAGCGGCTTCTACGTCCTGAACATGCTGCGCACCGACGGCGGCAAGGCCCTGCCGGTGGTGCGCGGCTGGCTGCCCGGCAGGCCCGGGCACACCCCGGTGCCCGCCGCGCCGACCGGCGAGGTCACGGTGACCGGCGACCTCCAGGCGTCCGAGAACACGGGCACCGACGGCGTCGACACGGCGGGAGGCCTCCCCGACGGGCAGCTCGGCATGATCAGCGCCGCGTCCCTCGTCAACCTCGTGCCGTACGACGTGTACGACGCATGGGTGACGCTCCAGGACACCGACAGCAACGCCGCCGCCGAGGACAGCACGCTGCGCCCCGTACCGGCCGTGGCACCGCAGGGCAGCGGTCTCGACCTGAAGGCGTTCCAGAACCTCGGCTACACCGGCGAGTGGTTCGTCTTCGCCGCCTTCGTGCTCTTCATGTGGTTCCGGCTGGTCCGCCGCGAGGCGGAGGCCGCGCGGGACGTGAAGCTGGGCCTCGTGCCCGACACGGACACGGACGCGGGTACGCGCACAGCCTGA
- a CDS encoding SigE family RNA polymerase sigma factor, translated as MPVIAPMPAARPAQLPSQRGGAEEIVAAGTTVDHLTETYRAHYRSLLGLAALLLDDTASCEDVVQEAFIRVHSARNRVREPEKTLAYLRQTVVNLSRSALRRRILGLKLLSKPMPDMASAEEGAYDQLERDALIKAMRGLQRRQREVLVLRYFADMTEAQVAETLGISLGSVKAYGSRGIAALRAVMEAQA; from the coding sequence ATGCCGGTGATTGCGCCCATGCCGGCTGCGCGCCCGGCGCAGCTGCCTTCGCAGCGCGGGGGTGCTGAGGAGATCGTGGCAGCCGGTACCACGGTCGACCATCTGACCGAGACCTACCGCGCCCACTACCGTTCGCTGCTCGGCCTCGCGGCCCTGCTGTTGGATGACACCGCGTCGTGTGAGGACGTGGTGCAGGAGGCGTTCATCCGCGTGCACTCGGCGCGGAACCGGGTACGGGAGCCGGAGAAGACACTCGCGTACCTGCGCCAGACGGTCGTCAACCTGTCGCGCTCCGCGCTGCGCCGCCGCATCCTCGGGCTGAAGCTGCTCTCCAAGCCGATGCCCGACATGGCGAGCGCCGAGGAGGGCGCGTACGACCAGCTGGAGCGGGACGCGCTGATCAAAGCGATGCGGGGGCTGCAAAGGCGCCAGCGGGAGGTGCTGGTGCTGCGCTATTTCGCAGACATGACCGAGGCCCAGGTGGCCGAGACGCTGGGGATTTCCCTGGGTTCGGTCAAGGCGTACGGCTCCCGCGGTATCGCGGCGCTGCGCGCCGTGATGGAGGCCCAGGCATGA
- a CDS encoding aspartate-semialdehyde dehydrogenase, with amino-acid sequence MTPRRPSLAVVGATGAIGGVMLQILSQHADVWGEVSLIASPRSAGRKLVVRGEETEVLELTEDAFDGVDVALFLVPDDVSARWAPIAASKGAVVVDDSAAFRLDADVPLVVPEINPHAVRMRPRGIVASPNCTTASLIVAVGALHAEFGLRELVVSSYQAVSGAGREGVAALREQLSMVAGTELGTKPGDVRRAVGETEDSPFAAPVALNVVPWAGTEAGDGWSSEELAIRDECRKILDLPNLPVAATCVYVPVVATHSMSVHARFENEVEVDRAHEILATAPGVVLFDSPASGDFPTPSDVVGTDPTWVGRVRRALDDPRALELFVCGDNLRKGAALNVAQIAESVAAEFPRA; translated from the coding sequence ATGACACCTCGCCGCCCTTCGCTCGCGGTCGTCGGAGCGACCGGGGCGATCGGCGGCGTCATGCTCCAGATCCTTTCGCAGCACGCGGACGTCTGGGGCGAAGTGTCGCTGATCGCCTCGCCGCGTTCGGCCGGCCGCAAGCTGGTCGTACGCGGTGAGGAGACCGAAGTCCTCGAACTCACCGAGGACGCGTTCGACGGCGTGGACGTCGCCCTCTTCCTGGTGCCCGACGACGTGTCCGCGCGCTGGGCACCGATCGCCGCGTCCAAGGGCGCGGTCGTCGTCGACGACTCGGCGGCGTTCCGGCTGGACGCGGATGTGCCGCTGGTCGTGCCCGAGATCAACCCCCACGCCGTACGGATGAGGCCCCGGGGCATCGTCGCCAGCCCCAACTGCACCACGGCGTCGCTGATCGTCGCGGTCGGTGCGCTGCACGCCGAGTTCGGGTTGCGGGAGCTCGTGGTCTCCTCGTACCAGGCGGTGAGCGGAGCGGGCCGAGAGGGCGTCGCGGCGCTGCGCGAGCAGCTGTCGATGGTCGCGGGTACGGAACTGGGCACCAAGCCCGGAGACGTACGCCGGGCCGTCGGGGAGACCGAGGACTCGCCGTTCGCCGCTCCGGTGGCCCTCAACGTCGTGCCCTGGGCCGGAACGGAGGCCGGGGACGGCTGGTCGTCCGAGGAACTGGCGATCCGCGACGAGTGCCGCAAGATCCTGGACCTGCCGAACCTGCCGGTGGCGGCGACCTGTGTGTACGTACCCGTCGTCGCGACGCACTCGATGTCCGTGCACGCCCGCTTCGAGAACGAGGTCGAGGTCGACCGGGCGCACGAGATCCTGGCGACCGCACCCGGTGTGGTCCTGTTCGACAGCCCGGCCTCCGGCGACTTCCCCACGCCGTCCGATGTCGTGGGCACCGACCCGACCTGGGTGGGGCGGGTGCGGCGGGCGCTGGACGATCCACGCGCCCTGGAGCTGTTCGTATGCGGCGACAACCTCCGCAAGGGGGCGGCGCTGAACGTGGCGCAGATCGCCGAATCCGTGGCTGCCGAGTTCCCCCGCGCCTGA
- a CDS encoding aspartate kinase: MGLVVQKYGGSSVADAEGIKRVAKRVVDAKKNGNQVVVVVSAMGDTTDELIDLAEQVSPMPAGREFDMLLTAGERISMALLAMAIKNLGHEAQSFTGSQAGVITDSVHNKARIIDVTPGRIRTSIDEGNIAIVAGFQGVSQEGKNITTLGRGGSDTTAVALAAALDAEVCEIYTDVDGVFTADPRVVKKARKIDWISFEDMLELAASGSKVLLHRCVEYARRYNIPIHVRSSFSGLRGTWVSNEPQGDQKVEHAIISGVAHDVSEAKVTVVGVPDKPGEAAAIFRTIANAEVNIDMVVQNVSAASTGLTDISFTLPKAEGRKAIDALERTRGTIGFESLRYDDQIAKISLVGAGMKTNPGVTASFFEALSDAGVNIELISTSEIRISVVTRADDVIEAVRAVHTAFGLDSDSDEAVVYGGTGR; encoded by the coding sequence GTGGGCCTTGTCGTGCAGAAGTACGGAGGCTCCTCCGTAGCCGATGCCGAAGGCATCAAGCGTGTCGCCAAGCGAGTCGTCGATGCCAAGAAGAACGGCAACCAGGTGGTTGTCGTGGTGTCGGCGATGGGCGACACGACGGACGAGTTGATCGATCTCGCCGAGCAGGTGTCACCGATGCCTGCCGGGCGTGAGTTCGACATGCTGCTGACCGCGGGAGAGCGGATCTCCATGGCCCTGCTGGCGATGGCGATCAAAAACCTGGGCCACGAGGCCCAGTCGTTCACGGGCAGCCAGGCCGGCGTCATCACCGACTCGGTCCACAACAAAGCGCGCATCATCGATGTCACGCCCGGCCGTATCCGGACCTCGATCGACGAGGGCAACATCGCCATCGTCGCCGGGTTCCAGGGGGTGAGCCAGGAGGGCAAGAACATCACCACCCTCGGCCGCGGCGGGTCCGACACCACCGCCGTCGCACTGGCGGCGGCGCTGGACGCCGAGGTCTGTGAGATCTACACCGATGTGGACGGTGTCTTCACCGCCGACCCGCGGGTCGTGAAGAAGGCCCGGAAGATCGACTGGATCTCCTTCGAGGACATGCTGGAGCTGGCCGCGTCCGGCTCCAAGGTGCTGCTGCACCGGTGCGTGGAGTACGCACGCCGCTACAACATCCCGATCCACGTCCGCTCGTCCTTCTCCGGACTGCGTGGCACCTGGGTCAGCAACGAGCCGCAAGGGGACCAGAAGGTGGAGCACGCGATCATCTCCGGAGTCGCCCATGACGTCTCCGAGGCCAAGGTCACCGTCGTCGGCGTGCCCGACAAGCCGGGCGAGGCCGCCGCGATCTTCCGCACCATCGCGAACGCGGAAGTCAACATCGACATGGTGGTACAGAACGTCTCCGCCGCGTCGACCGGTCTGACCGACATCTCGTTCACGCTGCCGAAGGCAGAGGGCCGCAAGGCCATCGACGCCCTGGAGCGCACCCGCGGCACTATCGGCTTCGAGTCGCTGCGCTACGACGACCAGATCGCGAAGATCTCCCTGGTCGGCGCGGGTATGAAGACCAACCCCGGGGTCACCGCGTCCTTCTTCGAGGCGCTGTCCGACGCCGGTGTGAACATCGAGCTGATCTCGACGTCCGAGATCCGCATCTCGGTGGTCACCCGCGCCGACGACGTCATCGAGGCCGTGCGCGCCGTGCACACGGCCTTCGGCCTCGACAGCGACTCCGACGAGGCCGTCGTGTACGGGGGCACCGGCCGATGA
- a CDS encoding DUF5063 domain-containing protein, with amino-acid sequence MSDATLNSVTQDPDDFAVQIADQIKSFIVAVTEVSKVDEPEQAVPILLLQVSQLLLAGGRLGAYEDIVPDERYEPDLGAEPDADGLRERFAILLEPIDVYSEVFDPYEPRKAPVPCRISDGLADLVTDLRHGLAHYEAGRTTEALWWWQFSYFSNWGSTASATLRAIQSLVAHIRLNQPLQELDGLDTDQDAGEDDLAEEAGRVMAEEIAGPLGLRPVK; translated from the coding sequence ATGTCTGACGCCACGCTGAACTCCGTCACGCAGGATCCGGACGACTTCGCCGTCCAGATCGCGGACCAGATCAAGTCGTTCATCGTCGCCGTGACAGAGGTGTCCAAGGTCGACGAGCCGGAACAGGCCGTCCCGATCCTGCTTCTCCAGGTGTCCCAGCTGCTGCTGGCGGGGGGTCGGCTCGGCGCGTACGAGGACATCGTCCCGGACGAGCGCTACGAGCCGGACCTGGGCGCCGAACCGGACGCGGACGGCCTGCGCGAGCGCTTCGCGATCCTCCTCGAGCCGATCGACGTCTACTCCGAGGTCTTCGACCCGTACGAGCCCCGCAAGGCCCCGGTCCCGTGCCGCATCTCGGACGGCCTGGCCGACCTGGTCACGGACCTGCGCCACGGCCTGGCCCACTACGAGGCGGGCCGCACGACCGAGGCGCTGTGGTGGTGGCAGTTCTCGTACTTCTCCAACTGGGGCTCCACCGCCTCCGCGACCCTGCGTGCCATCCAGTCCCTGGTCGCCCACATCCGCCTGAACCAGCCCCTCCAGGAGCTGGACGGGCTGGACACGGACCAGGACGCGGGCGAGGACGACCTGGCCGAGGAGGCGGGCCGGGTCATGGCGGAGGAGATCGCGGGACCGCTGGGCCTGCGCCCGGTGAAGTAG
- the recR gene encoding recombination mediator RecR, with protein MYEGVVQDLIDELGRLPGVGPKSAQRIAFHILQAEPTDVRRLAHALLEVKDKVRFCSVCGNVAQEEQCGICRDARRDRTVICVVEEPKDVVAIERTREFRGRYHVLGGAISPIEGVGPDDLRIRELLARLADGSVTELILATDPNLEGEATATYLARMIKPMGLRVTRLASGLPVGGDLEYADEVTLGRAFEGRRLLDV; from the coding sequence TTGTACGAAGGCGTGGTCCAGGACCTCATCGACGAACTGGGCAGGCTGCCCGGCGTCGGTCCCAAGAGCGCGCAGCGGATCGCCTTCCACATCCTGCAGGCCGAGCCCACCGACGTACGCCGTCTCGCCCATGCCCTCCTGGAGGTCAAGGACAAGGTCCGGTTCTGCTCGGTGTGCGGCAATGTCGCGCAGGAGGAGCAGTGCGGGATCTGCCGCGACGCGCGTCGCGACCGGACGGTGATCTGTGTGGTCGAGGAGCCGAAGGATGTCGTGGCGATCGAGCGGACCCGTGAGTTCCGCGGCCGTTACCACGTCCTCGGCGGGGCGATCAGCCCGATCGAGGGCGTCGGTCCGGACGATCTGCGCATCCGTGAGCTGCTGGCGAGGCTCGCCGACGGGTCCGTCACGGAACTGATCCTGGCCACCGACCCCAACCTGGAGGGCGAGGCCACCGCGACGTACCTGGCGCGGATGATCAAGCCGATGGGTCTGCGGGTGACGCGGCTGGCCAGCGGCCTGCCGGTGGGCGGCGACCTCGAGTACGCGGACGAGGTCACCCTGGGCCGCGCGTTCGAGGGGAGGCGGCTGCTCGATGTGTAG
- a CDS encoding YbaB/EbfC family nucleoid-associated protein — MIPGGGQPNMQQLLQQAQKMQQDLAEAQEELSRTEVEGQAGGGLVKATVTGSGELRSLVIDPAAVDPEDTETLADLVVAAVQAANENAQQLQQQKLGPLAQGLGGMPGLPF; from the coding sequence GTGATTCCCGGTGGTGGTCAGCCCAATATGCAGCAGCTGCTGCAGCAGGCCCAGAAGATGCAGCAGGACCTCGCCGAGGCCCAGGAGGAGCTGTCGAGGACCGAGGTCGAGGGGCAGGCGGGCGGCGGGCTGGTGAAGGCGACCGTGACCGGTTCCGGCGAGCTCCGCAGCCTGGTCATCGACCCCGCGGCCGTCGACCCCGAGGACACCGAGACGCTGGCCGACCTCGTCGTCGCCGCCGTCCAGGCAGCGAACGAGAACGCGCAGCAGCTTCAGCAGCAGAAGCTGGGCCCGCTGGCCCAGGGACTGGGCGGCATGCCCGGTCTGCCCTTCTGA
- a CDS encoding SLATT domain-containing protein, whose translation MQPEGAPRNEPGAPGSAVPPDSGPETSPGPGSGARGGDLTGQPFPLGDWGEPAERLDELYRYVEADALRTAGWYLADRVWKRRGARALRIGTAAGVVAGAALPLLDLTGALDGAAGWGYLSLLLGAACMACDRFFGLTSGWIRNLATAQAVQRRLQVLQFDWASECVREVLGPTEGTASEAAERCLGVLRRFSEDVTELVRSETADWMVEFRAGPAPIGMQALVSGSGVGGRTDHWAPPGRFPLQSMARPNMPRQRPPEPPR comes from the coding sequence ATGCAGCCCGAGGGGGCGCCCCGCAACGAGCCCGGTGCGCCGGGTTCGGCCGTTCCACCGGATTCGGGCCCGGAGACGAGCCCGGGTCCGGGTTCCGGTGCGCGGGGCGGGGATCTGACGGGGCAGCCGTTCCCGCTCGGCGACTGGGGTGAACCCGCGGAACGCCTCGACGAGCTGTACCGCTATGTCGAGGCCGACGCGCTGCGCACCGCCGGCTGGTACCTGGCCGACCGGGTGTGGAAGCGGCGCGGCGCAAGGGCGCTGCGGATCGGCACGGCGGCCGGGGTGGTCGCGGGCGCCGCGCTGCCGCTCCTCGATCTGACGGGGGCACTGGACGGCGCGGCCGGCTGGGGCTATCTGTCGCTGTTGCTGGGCGCCGCGTGCATGGCCTGCGATCGGTTCTTCGGCCTGACCTCCGGCTGGATAAGGAACCTCGCCACGGCCCAGGCCGTGCAGCGACGGCTCCAGGTGCTGCAGTTCGACTGGGCGTCGGAGTGCGTACGGGAGGTGCTCGGGCCGACCGAGGGGACGGCGAGCGAGGCGGCGGAGCGGTGCCTCGGGGTGCTGCGACGGTTCTCGGAGGACGTCACGGAGCTCGTGCGGTCCGAGACCGCGGACTGGATGGTCGAGTTCCGGGCCGGGCCTGCGCCGATAGGGATGCAGGCACTGGTGTCCGGCAGCGGGGTCGGGGGGCGTACGGACCATTGGGCGCCGCCGGGGCGGTTCCCGCTCCAGTCGATGGCCCGCCCGAACATGCCGCGGCAGCGGCCCCCGGAGCCACCGCGCTGA